Proteins co-encoded in one Corylus avellana chromosome ca9, CavTom2PMs-1.0 genomic window:
- the LOC132162344 gene encoding uncharacterized protein LOC132162344 has product MQAAGPHWKLQLIELEELRRDAYDSVCLYKDWTKAFHDKHILPKTFLLDQKVWLFNSKLQLFPGKLRSRWDGPFIVTSVSPHGAAELRDPMDGTLFKVNGQRLKPCI; this is encoded by the coding sequence ATGCAAGCAGCCGGTCCCCACTGGAAACTTCAGTTGATAGAGTTGGAGGAGCTGCGGCGAGATGCATATGATAGTGTTTGCCTTTATAAGGACTGgactaaggcttttcatgacaaacatatcttgcCCAAGACATTTTTATTGGACCagaaagtatggctcttcaattccaaactccAGCTTTTCCCTGGGAAGCTTCGCTCCAGGTGGGATGGCCCCTTCATAGTCACCTCGGTGTCGCCCCATGGTGCCGCCGAATTGAGGGACCCAATGGATGGCACTCTGttcaaggtcaacggtcaaaggttgaagccctGCATCTAG